Below is a window of Frigoribacterium sp. SL97 DNA.
GTCGGTGGTGCCCTCACGGCTCATCTCGTCGATGGTGATCGCCGCGTTGACGAGGGCGAGGTGGCTGAGGCCCTGCGGCACGTTGCCGAGGAACTGCCCGTCGTCGGCGCTGATCATCTCTGTCAGCAGGCCCACGTCGTTCGGCTGCTGCACGAGCTGGTCCATCAGCTCGACCGCTTCCTCCTGACGGCCCACGCACGCCAGGGCGCTGGCGAGCCAGAAGGCACAGGCCACGAACGTGCCTTCCTCCTGATCGACCTCGCTGTAGCGGAACAGCAGGGGGCCGGCCGAGAGCCCGCGCTGCATCGCGTCGATGGTGCGGGACATGCGCTCGCCGCGGTCGAAACCGCTGGGGGCGTGCAGCAGCACCGACGCGTCGAGCTTCTCGCTGCCCGGGTACATGACGTACGAGCCGATCTTCTCGTTCCAGCCGTGCTCGGCGACCCAGTCCTCGATCAGGTCGCGGTTCTTCCGCCAGAAGACGACGTCCTCGGGGTCGGGGTGCATCTGGCCGACCTCGGTGAGGTGCAGGGCGGCGTCGATGGCCTGCCAGCAGCCCATCTTGCTGCTCACGTAGTGCTGCTCGTCCGGCAGCTCCCACATGCCCGAGTCCTTCTCCTGCCAGCGGCGGCAGGCGTCGTCGGCGAAACCGGCGAGCAGGTCGCCGGTGGACTCGTCGAGGATGTTGCCGTCGGCCGCGTACTGGCTCATGATCGCCAGGATGTCGGCGTAGGTGCCGAGCTGCAGCTGCTCGCCCGCCGGATTGCCCTTGTAGACCGGGCCGATGCCGCGCCAGCCCTCGGACCCCGTCTCGTGGGTGCCGTCCGGCACCGAGCCGTCGAGGTTGAGGAAGATGTGCATCGTGCGGCCGTTGGCCTTGAGCGCCGAGAGCAACCACGAGACGGCTGCCTGGGTCTCTTCTCGCAGGCCGAAGCGGACGAGCGCGTTCACCGTGTAGGCCAGGTCGCGTACCCAGGCGAAGCGGTAGTCCCAGTTCTTGTCCCCGGTGAAGTTCTCGGGCAGGGCCGCCGTGGCGGCTGCCGCGATCGCGCCGGTGGGGCTGAAGATCAGCAGCTTGAGCGCGAGGGCGCTGCGCTGCACGGCGTCGGACCACGGGCCGACCCAGTTGAACTCGTCCGACCAGGTCTGCCAGTTGCGGACCGTGCGGTCGATGCCCTGGTCGACCACGTGCGGGTCGGGCAGGTGCAGGGGTTCGTCCTCGACGCCGCAGAGACAGATCAACGAGCGCGACCCCTCGTGGGTGGTGAACTCGCCCCAGAACCGGTGCGGCCCGCCGTGGGCCTCGCCGTCGCCGGGTTCGACCGAGTCGAGGCGGCCGTGCTCGAAGCCGACGAGCGCCAGGTTGATGTCGGCGGCGCGCAGGACCGGCCCGTGCAACGTGTCGACCCGGCGAATCGGGTGCGTGCCGAACGTGTTGCCCGGGATCACCGCCCAGCGCATGGCGACCGACCCCGTCACGCCCTCGATGCGGCGGGCGAGCTCGGCCCAGGGCAGGCGCCCCGCGATGCCGGTGACCAGCGCGTCGGTGATCTGGACGACACCCGTGGAGGTGCGGAAGCGGGTCACGAGGACGTTCGTGTTCTCGACGTACTCGCGCTGCACCTCGAAGTCGTCGTCGACGGGACGCAGCTCGATGCGTCCGCCCTTGCCGGCGTCGACGATGCCGGAGAACACCGGGTCGCTGTCCATGTCGGGCATCGGCAGCCAGTCGATCTGGCCGTCGCGGGCGATGAGGGCGACGGTCCGACCGTCGCCGATCGCCCCGTAGGAGCGCAGCGGCACGTAGCCGTCGTCCCGGGGGTCGGGGCGGTGCCATTCGCCGGCGGCGGCCGTCGTCGCGCCGAAGTGGTCGGCCTGGATGTCGTCGGTGGTCTCGAGGGTGTCCGTCACGCCTCCTACGGTGGCCCAGCGCGCCTCCTCGTGCCCGTCCCTCGCAGTGTTCTGTGTGCCAACAACGGCCTCCGTACCCCTGGGGGCGAGAAAAGGAGCCGGTGGACATGTCGGGCGGGTAGACCGGTCGGATGCCTCTTCCGACCGGAACCACGTCCGAGCCCCGCTTGTTCTTCGACGCGAAGGCCACGCTCGGCGAGAGTCCCGTCTGGGACGTCGACGCCCACGAGCTGGTCTGGACCGACATCACGAACGGCCTCCTGCACCGCACGTCGGCCGACGGCACGAGGGACACGACCGTCGTCGTCGACCCGCCCCTGCCGAGCTTCCAGCGTCGGCGCGGCGGTGGCCTGATCGCGGCCCTCGACGACACCGTCGTCGTCATGCGGGACGACGGGACCGAGCAGCGGACGATCGCGACCGTCGACCACGCCGACGAGCGCCTGCGCCTCAACGAGGGCAAGTGCGACCCGTTCGGCGCCTTCGTCGTCGGTGCGACCGACCCCGAGGGCAGCCCCGTGGCCGGTCTCTACCGCGTGGCCCCGGACGGCACGCTCACGCAGCTCCGCGACGACTTCGCCACGACCAACGGGTTCGAGTGGAACGACGACGGCAGCGAGATCTACCTCACCGACACCGGCGACGACACGATCTACCGAGCCTCGTGGGATGCCGACGGCACCCTGGGCGAGCTCGTCCCGTTCTCGTCCCAGGGCGCCCACGACGGCCTGGCCCGCGACGAGCGGGGAGAGTTCTGGGGTGCCATCTACGGCGAGGGCAAGGTGGTGCACCTGGACGTCGACGGTGGTCTCGTCGACGAGATCACCCTCCCGGTGCCGAACGTCACCGGCATCGGCTTCGGTGGTGACGACCTGCGGACGTTGTTCGTGCTGTCGGCCCGCGAGGGGCTGAGCGACGAACAGCTCGAGGAGTTCCCGCTGAGCGGCGGCATCTTCGCGCTGGACCTCGACCGGGCGGCTCGCCCGCCGTTCCTGTTCGGCTGAGACCGCCGCCCGTGCGGGCGGGCCCCCCGGGGACGCCCGGCCCGTCGCCCCTGCGACGACCCTCCGACGCGACGACGCCCGCCCGGTCAGCCGATCGGGCGGGCGTCGTCGTGCCGACGGCGCGTCCTCAGATGCGCCCCACGAGCTCGTCGCGCGGCACGACGCCCGCCGCGATGACGGTGCGGGCCGCGTCACGCGCCTCCTCGACGTTCCAGAGCAGCACGCCCTCGACCGCGCCGTCGTCGCCCAGGTAGTACGCCACGGCCTCGCCCTCGCCCTTGTCGTCGACGATCGTCTCGAGCGACGCGTCGAGCGTGCCGACGGCCTCGTACGAGAGGTCGAAGACCTTCGAGTAGTAGTACGGCGTGTGGTCGTAGACCTCGTCGGCGCCGGTCATGTTGCGACCGACGACGGGGCCCTGCGACTTCGCGTTGTCGACGTGCTCGACGCGGCGGCGCCCGAGGATCGCGTCCGGGTACGAGGCCACGTCGCCGGCGGCGAACACGTTCGGGTCGCTCGTCCGCAGGTGCTCGTCGACCACGATGCCGTCGTCCACGGCCAGACCCGCGTCGGCCGCGAGCTGGTCGTCGACCGAGATGCCGAGCCCCACGACGACCGTGTCGGCGTCGAGGGTCGAGCCGTCGTCGAGCCGGAGGTGGACGCCGGCGTCGTCGGCCGTGCCGCTCTCGACGCGACGTCCGCGCGCCAGCTCGACCCGCGCCTCCTCGAATCTCTTCTCGAACGACGAGGCGAGGGACGCGGGGAACACCGATCCGCCGAGCACGTCGTCGGGGAAGACCAGCGTCACGCGGGTGTCGTTCTGCACGAGGGCCGCGGCGAGCTCGGTGCCGATGTAGCTGCCGCCCACGACGACGACGTGCCGGCCGCCGCCCGAGAGCGAGCGGAGTCGGCGGTAGTCCTCGGCGGTCCGGAAGTACACGACGCGGTCGTCGTCCGGCAGGTCGAGGGCGACGGGGCTGCCTCCGGTGGCGAGCAGCAGGGCCCCGTAGCCGATCACGTCGCCGCGGTCGGTGGTCACGGTGCGGGCCTCGCGGTCGATCGACTCGACGAGCGTGCGCAGCCGGATCTCGGCACCCGAGTCGGCGACGGTGCCGAGAGCGTTGTCGGCCTCGGTGTAGTCGGGGTCGGTCCAGAGCTTCTTCGACAGCGCCGGGCGCGTGTACGGCGCGTCGACGTCGGCGCTGACGATCAGCACCGACGCGTCCGGGGTGGTGTCGTGGATGGCCTTCGCGGCGGCGTCGGCGGTCATGCCGCCGCCCACGATGACGTGGTCGAACGATTCGGTCATGGGGTCGTCCTCTCGACGAGAGAGGGCACCGCCCGGGAGGCGCGGGTGGCGCGCTCCCGGACGGTGCCCTCGTGAGGTGGTCGGGTCAGTTGGCGACGGCGCCGACGCGGTCGAGGCCCTCGGCCGCGGCGTCCTCGTCACGCTGACGCGTGTCGTCCTGGCGGGCGTCCTTCTCGGGGTGGCGGTTCTCGGCGCCGGTCATCCAGGCGAGCTGCTCGAGGCGCTCGAGGATGCTGTGCAGCACGTCGGCCGTCGTGGGGTCCTCGTCGTCGACGTCGTCGTGGACCGTGCGCATCGTGCCGGTGACGGCGTACATGCGGTCGACGATGAGGTCGACCACCGCGGTGGTCTCGACGGGGCCCGCGGGGAACTCGGGCAGGCTCGTGCCGCGGGTGACGGTCGAGGTGCGGCCGTCGGGGATCAGGTAGACGGCGCGCATGCGCTCGGCCACCTCGTCGCTGAACTCGCGGGCCGCGTCGACGATCTCGTCGAGCTGCAGGTGGAGGTCGCGGAAGTTCGAGCCGAGCAGGTTCCAGTGCGCCTGCTTGCCCTGGACGTGCAGCTCGATGAGGTCGACGAGGACCTTCTGCATGTTGTCGCGGAGTTGGTCGGATCCCTGGAACATGATGTCTCCCGTTCGTCGTGGGTTCGTGCGGAGTCGTCGCACCGGTGGGTGCGACGTGGACGGTAGACCGTCGGCCCGGGCGACGGCTCAGCCTTCGGGGGACAGCTCGACCGACGACGGGTGGGGACGCCGGGGCGCGTCGGCCCGAGGGGTCGCCGGCGCCTGCCGTCCCGAGCCGGTCCAGGGGGTCGCTCGCCGCCGTGATCCACTCGTGATCGAGGGTGCTGGAGCCCGGACCGTACTGGATGGTATGTTCGCCTGCATCGGCACCGAAGCCGACGCCCGGCCGTGGGTACCCGATCCGTGGCCATGCTCTGAGGGGGGCTGACATGGCACGAGCGGTACCCGGACGCGCCGACCGTCACGGTTTCGACGCGGTCGAGATCACGAGGCTGCGACGAGAGATCGAGAGCGCCTGGGGGGCGTTCGACGACATCGAGCAGATGGACTTCGCCCACCGGGTGAGGGTCGTCCACGGGCTGACCGACTCCCTGCCGGACGCGGCGAGCGCGGCGGCCCGCGCGGGGCTCGGGCGACTCGCCCTGGCGCTGCTCGACGACGCGTCGGAGTTCCCGCCGCCGTGGGCGTCGATCTGCGGCCGCTGGGACGTCACGCTCGAGATCGCCCGGGCCGCGGTCGAGTCGATCGCCTGGCCGGAGGGCGAGCCCTGGGGCGAGCTGCCCCTGGTGGGCACCGCCGCCTGACGTCGCCTAGCGTGGCGGCATGAGCTCCACACCGTCGCGTGGCCACGGACGTCGCCGGGTCGGCCTCTGGCGCTTCGTCCGCACGGTCGTGCTCGACTACCGGTACGTCTGGTGGGTGCACCTCGTCCCGCGGTCGGGCCGGGTGGTGCCGCGTCGCTACCGTGACGGCGACCGTGAGCCCGTCCTGCTGCTGCCCGGCGTCTACGAGACCTGGCGCTTCCTCCGACCCGTGGCCGACCGGCTGAACGATCGGGGTCACCCGATCGTCGTGGTGCCCGGCATGGGCCACAACCGTCGTCCGATCGCGGCCACCGCCGAGGTGGCCCAACGCATCCTCGACGCCCACGACCTGCGGGACGTCGTCGTGCTGGCCCACAGCAAGGGCGGGCTCGTCGGCAAGACCATGATGGTCTCGACCGACGCCGAGCGACGCATCACCCGCATGGTGACGGTCAACAGTCCCTTCTCGGGGTCGCGCTGGGCGAGGGTGCTGCCGGTCAGGGCGCTGAGGCCCTTCTCGCCCCGGGACGCCGACCTGTTGCGGCTCGCCGGACAGCGTGAGGCGAACGGGACCATCACGTCGATGGCGTCGCGGTTCGACGCCCACGTCACCGAGGGCAGCGTGCTGCCGGGGGCCGTCAACCTCGAGTTCCCGGTCGACGGCCACTTCCGGCCGCTGGGCCACGCGCGGTGCGTCGCGATGATCGTGCGCGAGGTCGAGGCCGGAGCGGGCTCGGCGGCGTCGGCCGAGGCGTCCTAGCCCTCCACCCAGCCGAGCGCCCGCAAGGTCTCGTGGGGCCGTTCGACGTGGGCGAAGTGCCCGCAGTCGGCGAGCAGGGTCGTCCGGGCGTGCCGCACGACGCCGGCCAGGCGGTCGAGGTCGGACGACCGGGCGAAGACGTCGTCGGCTCCGCTGACGGCGGCGACGTCGCAGTCGATGCCTCGCCACCGGGTCGCGTCGTACCCCTGCCCCGACCTCGAGGCCGCCAGGAAGCCCCGGGGCCTGAGCTCGGCCACGAACGCCTCGAGCACCGAGCGCGGGACGCGGTCGACGTGGCGGAACACGGGCGACGACAGCGCTCGCAGCAGTCCGATGCGGGCCGCGCCGCGCAAGAGGGACGCGGAGGCGCGGGGCAGCACCCCGAACGCCGCACGCAGCAGCGTGAAGGCCGGCAACCGAACGAGGCCCCGCACCGGGTGCGTCACGGCGTCGATCGCCGAGAAGGACGTGGCCGACACGACCGAGACGCTGAGCACCAGGTCGGGTCGGACGGCGGCCAGGTGCAGGGCGACGAACGCGCCCATCGAGTGTCCGACGAGGTCGAACTCGGTGACGCCCAGCGCCTCGGCGACCTCGACCACCACGGCGGCGGCCGACTCGACGTCGAGGCCCGGGTCCGGCTCGGGCGAGGCGCCCCACCCCGGCAGGTCGATCAGCACCGGGCGGGAGACGACCGCGTCCACCTCGCGGGCGGCCTGCAGCAGGGGGGTCCACGTCGTCCACGAACCAGCCGCCCCGTGCAGCAGGACGGTCGCCCGGCGGCGCGAGGACCGGTCGGCCGACGCCGTCGCGTGGTGCACGACCGTCCGGCCGTGTGCCGTCTCGATCGTCGAGCGGGTGAGCCCGAGGGCACCGGGCTCGGTGACCAGCGCGAACGGGGCGTAGCGGTCGAGGGTCGGGTCGGCCACCCCTGTCGCCCGGCCCCGTCGCATCGTCGGATGCTACCCGATGATCTCCTCGCGCACGCGGCGCAGGTCCTCGAGCAGCGACCCGACCAGCACCCAGTTGGCCGGGTCGGGGCGCAGCACGCTCACCGGCGACGTGAGCGCCGGGCCGTCGTCGTGCCCGGTGCCCGTCGCGGGACCGCCCGTGGCGTCGGGGAGGCGGGAGGCGCGCCCGGCCGGCAGCGCCTCCTCGGTGGTCCGCGCCAGCAGGCGCACGTCGTGGGCGGCTCGTCGGAGGTCTTCGGCGATGCTCTGCACCACGGGGTCGTCTGACAGCCCGGGGTCGTAGTTGTCGTGGACCGACCGCACCATGCCCACCACCCGGTTGACGAGCACGCTGAGGCGCCGCAGCAGCGCCGCGTCGGCCTCGAGGACGCTGCGGTTGCGGCTCGCACGGGGGTTGAGCTGGAGGCTCTCCTCGCCCGCGGTGACCGCGTCGACCGCCCGGGCCTGGGCCACCCTGAGCTCGCGGGCCCTGGTCAGGCCCGTGGCGAGCCGCGACCCGTCGACCGGGTCGTCGAGCACGGCGGCGGTCTCGTCGAGCACGGACGCGATGTCGCGCGCGAGCCGTCCGACGGCGAGGTGCGCGGGGGCGAGGGCGACGGGAGGCACGATCAACGCGTTGATCGCGAGCGCGATGGCCGCACCGATGATCGTCTCGAGCACCCGGTCGAGCGCGTAGTCGGGGGTCTGGGCGCCGATCGCCAACACGAGCATCGCCGAGATCGGCACCTGGTTCGCCGAGCTCGGCGTGAGCCGGAAGGCCCAGGCCACGAGCAGGCTCACCACGACGATCGCCAGCACGATCCAGGTCGCGTCGCCGAACAGCTGGCCGGCCGCGAAGGCGATGAGCACGCCGGCGATGACGCCGACGCTGCGCTCGAGGCCGCGCACGAACGACTGGTTGACGCTCGGCAGCACCACGAGCAGGGCCGCGATCGCGGCGAAGAGCGGCAGGGGCTGCTGCAACAGGGCCACCGAGGCGAACCAGGCCGCCATCACCGCGACGCTCGTCTTCACCACCTGGAGCAGGGGCGTGCGCTTCGTCTGCCGGATGCGCGAGACGACCTTCACGCCCTCCAGGGTAGACGGGGAGGCGCCGCCCGCGTCGCGACGTCGCGACAGGTCACGAAACGGTCACCCCGCCCGCGCCTCCCCACCGATCGGTCCGGCTGCTGGTTGACTGCCTCCTCGTGTGGCCCAACTCCGCCGAGGTGCTCCCCGCCGCGTTCGCGAACTCGGGGCTGACCGTCGTCGCCTTCCGACCCCACTCGGTCGAGCCCTCGGGCGCCGGGTTCCTCTACGGCTACGAGGTCGACACGGTCGACCCGGTCGGCGCGACCTCGACCGTGCTGACCTTCATCGACACCGACACCCGGGCCGCCGACGAGTCCTCGGTGCTCACCCGCGACCCGACCACCGGTCAGCCGCTCGCCGTCTGGGCCTACCCGGCCGACCCGATGCTGCCGGCGCTCGCCGGGGCCACGTATCCCGACCGGGTGGCCGACGCGCTCGCGGCGCTCGGCGTCGTCGTCACCGAACCGCGGCTGAGCGTCGCGGCGTACCGACCCGGCAAGCGCGCCGTCATCCGACTCGACGCCGCCGAGACCACCGTCTTCCTCAAGGTGGTCCGCCCCGACCGGGTGGCACCGATCGTCGCCCTGCACGAGGCGTTCCGGGCGCAGGGGCTGCCG
It encodes the following:
- a CDS encoding glycoside hydrolase family 15 protein, coding for MPLRSYGAIGDGRTVALIARDGQIDWLPMPDMDSDPVFSGIVDAGKGGRIELRPVDDDFEVQREYVENTNVLVTRFRTSTGVVQITDALVTGIAGRLPWAELARRIEGVTGSVAMRWAVIPGNTFGTHPIRRVDTLHGPVLRAADINLALVGFEHGRLDSVEPGDGEAHGGPHRFWGEFTTHEGSRSLICLCGVEDEPLHLPDPHVVDQGIDRTVRNWQTWSDEFNWVGPWSDAVQRSALALKLLIFSPTGAIAAAATAALPENFTGDKNWDYRFAWVRDLAYTVNALVRFGLREETQAAVSWLLSALKANGRTMHIFLNLDGSVPDGTHETGSEGWRGIGPVYKGNPAGEQLQLGTYADILAIMSQYAADGNILDESTGDLLAGFADDACRRWQEKDSGMWELPDEQHYVSSKMGCWQAIDAALHLTEVGQMHPDPEDVVFWRKNRDLIEDWVAEHGWNEKIGSYVMYPGSEKLDASVLLHAPSGFDRGERMSRTIDAMQRGLSAGPLLFRYSEVDQEEGTFVACAFWLASALACVGRQEEAVELMDQLVQQPNDVGLLTEMISADDGQFLGNVPQGLSHLALVNAAITIDEMSREGTTDDMEGQ
- a CDS encoding NAD(P)/FAD-dependent oxidoreductase, whose product is MTESFDHVIVGGGMTADAAAKAIHDTTPDASVLIVSADVDAPYTRPALSKKLWTDPDYTEADNALGTVADSGAEIRLRTLVESIDREARTVTTDRGDVIGYGALLLATGGSPVALDLPDDDRVVYFRTAEDYRRLRSLSGGGRHVVVVGGSYIGTELAAALVQNDTRVTLVFPDDVLGGSVFPASLASSFEKRFEEARVELARGRRVESGTADDAGVHLRLDDGSTLDADTVVVGLGISVDDQLAADAGLAVDDGIVVDEHLRTSDPNVFAAGDVASYPDAILGRRRVEHVDNAKSQGPVVGRNMTGADEVYDHTPYYYSKVFDLSYEAVGTLDASLETIVDDKGEGEAVAYYLGDDGAVEGVLLWNVEEARDAARTVIAAGVVPRDELVGRI
- a CDS encoding SMP-30/gluconolactonase/LRE family protein; the protein is MPLPTGTTSEPRLFFDAKATLGESPVWDVDAHELVWTDITNGLLHRTSADGTRDTTVVVDPPLPSFQRRRGGGLIAALDDTVVVMRDDGTEQRTIATVDHADERLRLNEGKCDPFGAFVVGATDPEGSPVAGLYRVAPDGTLTQLRDDFATTNGFEWNDDGSEIYLTDTGDDTIYRASWDADGTLGELVPFSSQGAHDGLARDERGEFWGAIYGEGKVVHLDVDGGLVDEITLPVPNVTGIGFGGDDLRTLFVLSAREGLSDEQLEEFPLSGGIFALDLDRAARPPFLFG
- a CDS encoding esterase/lipase family protein: MSSTPSRGHGRRRVGLWRFVRTVVLDYRYVWWVHLVPRSGRVVPRRYRDGDREPVLLLPGVYETWRFLRPVADRLNDRGHPIVVVPGMGHNRRPIAATAEVAQRILDAHDLRDVVVLAHSKGGLVGKTMMVSTDAERRITRMVTVNSPFSGSRWARVLPVRALRPFSPRDADLLRLAGQREANGTITSMASRFDAHVTEGSVLPGAVNLEFPVDGHFRPLGHARCVAMIVREVEAGAGSAASAEAS
- a CDS encoding Dps family protein — its product is MFQGSDQLRDNMQKVLVDLIELHVQGKQAHWNLLGSNFRDLHLQLDEIVDAAREFSDEVAERMRAVYLIPDGRTSTVTRGTSLPEFPAGPVETTAVVDLIVDRMYAVTGTMRTVHDDVDDEDPTTADVLHSILERLEQLAWMTGAENRHPEKDARQDDTRQRDEDAAAEGLDRVGAVAN
- a CDS encoding alpha/beta fold hydrolase, giving the protein MRRGRATGVADPTLDRYAPFALVTEPGALGLTRSTIETAHGRTVVHHATASADRSSRRRATVLLHGAAGSWTTWTPLLQAAREVDAVVSRPVLIDLPGWGASPEPDPGLDVESAAAVVVEVAEALGVTEFDLVGHSMGAFVALHLAAVRPDLVLSVSVVSATSFSAIDAVTHPVRGLVRLPAFTLLRAAFGVLPRASASLLRGAARIGLLRALSSPVFRHVDRVPRSVLEAFVAELRPRGFLAASRSGQGYDATRWRGIDCDVAAVSGADDVFARSSDLDRLAGVVRHARTTLLADCGHFAHVERPHETLRALGWVEG
- a CDS encoding FUSC family protein yields the protein MKVVSRIRQTKRTPLLQVVKTSVAVMAAWFASVALLQQPLPLFAAIAALLVVLPSVNQSFVRGLERSVGVIAGVLIAFAAGQLFGDATWIVLAIVVVSLLVAWAFRLTPSSANQVPISAMLVLAIGAQTPDYALDRVLETIIGAAIALAINALIVPPVALAPAHLAVGRLARDIASVLDETAAVLDDPVDGSRLATGLTRARELRVAQARAVDAVTAGEESLQLNPRASRNRSVLEADAALLRRLSVLVNRVVGMVRSVHDNYDPGLSDDPVVQSIAEDLRRAAHDVRLLARTTEEALPAGRASRLPDATGGPATGTGHDDGPALTSPVSVLRPDPANWVLVGSLLEDLRRVREEIIG